A genomic window from Salvelinus namaycush isolate Seneca chromosome 5, SaNama_1.0, whole genome shotgun sequence includes:
- the twist1b gene encoding twist-related protein 1b — translation MSEEMTGEESSSPGSPLDSLSNSEGELDRQPKRCGRKRTSSRKNGEDSDSPTPGKRGKKSSSSSPHSFEDLQTQRVMANVRERQRTQSLNEAFSSLRKIIPTLPSDKLSKIQTLKLAARYIDFLYQVLQSDELDSKMASCSYVAHERLSYAFSVWRMEGAWSMSASH, via the coding sequence ATGTCTGAGGAAATGACCGGGGAAGAGTCGAGCTCCCCAGGCTCTCCACTAGACAGTCTCAGCAACAGTGAGGGGGAACTGGATAGGCAACCGAAGAGATGTGGGAGGAAAAGGACATCAAGCAGGAAAAACGGGGAGGATTCAGATAGCCCTACCCCTGGGAAAAGAGGGAAAAAGTCCAGCAGCAGCAGTCCACATTCTTTCGAAGACCTACAGACGCAACGAGTCATGGCGAACGTGCGCGAGCGGCAGAGGACGCAGTCACTCAACGAAGCTTTCTCGTCTTTGCGGAAAATTATCCCCACTTTGCCTTCAGACAAACTGAGCAAAATACAAACCTTAAAACTTGCTGCCAGGTACATCGATTTCCTGTACCAAGTTCTGCAGAGCGATGAATTGGACTCCAAAATGGCAAGTTGTAGTTATGTGGCTCATGAGAGATTAAGCTATGCGTTTTCTGTATGGAGGATGGAGGGCGCTTGGTCCATGTCAGCATCTCACTAG